atcctcccttccccttcccttaACCTCCCTCACACCCATGGAAGTCTTCCCTTGACCTCAATTCCTTTATTTCTTGCCACCTTTCTCCTCGCTTCCTTCTGAAAACGTCACAGGGAAACCAGGACAAAAggaccacaacacacagacagacagacagacggacagacagtcagacagtcagacggacggacggacacacagacagacagacagagggacggacacacagacagacagacagacagacagacagtcagacagacagacagacagacagacagacagacagacagacagagggacggacagacagagagacggacagacagagagacggacagacagacagacagaaagacagacagacagacagacagacagacagacagacagacagacagaacaaatgAAGATGAAGGACCTACAGGTCAAGTGTCACTATCCCTTTAATTCCATTCAGTTACTTATATCCCTTTAATTCCAGTCAGTTACTTATATCCCTTTAATTCCAGTCAGTTACTTATATCCCTTTAATTCCAGTCAGTTACTTATATCCCTTTAATTCCAGTCAGTTACTTATATCCCTTTAATTCCAGTCAGTTACTTATATCCCTTTAATTCCATTAATTCACTCATACCCCTTTAATTCCATTAATTCACTCATACCCCTTTAATTCCATTAATTCACTCATATCTCTTTAATTCCATTAATTCACTTATATCCCTTTAATTCCATTAATTCACTTATATCCCTTTAATTCCATTAATTCACTTATATCCCTTTAATTCCATTAATTCACTTATATCCCTTTAATTCCATTAATTCACTTATATCCCTTTAATTCCATTAATTCACTGATATCCCTTTAATTCCATTCATTCACTTATATCCCTTTAATTCCATTAATTCACTTATATCCCTTTAATTCCATTAATTCACTCATATCCCTTTAATTCCATTAATTCACTTATATCCCTTTAATTCCATTAATTCACTGATATCCCTTTAATTCCATTAATTCACTTATATCCCTTTAATTCCATTAATTCACTTATATCCCTTTAATTCCATTAATTCACTCATACCCCTTTAATTCCATTAATTCACTCATACCCCTTTAATTCCATTCATTCACTCATACCCCTTTAATTCCATTCATTCACTCATACCCCTTTAATTCCATTCATTTACACTTGCTATCCCTTAAAAATCCTCCTTAAAACGGCAAtaagcagttgaaacaataacaaaacgtcTTTCCAACCCCTGTTTCGGTACGGAGGcaaagactgaccatccatgatatcaaaattgtaGTTTTATCCATGTTGTAAGGCTAcgcagtgtttgtttacatttactttccTTGTAAACATTGGAGTCAAACAAGCGTATATTTTAGGTTCCGGTGGGGTATGATAGATGAACTGAGAAAGGTATAAGTTATATTTTTCAAGAATCAAAATGGGTACATTTTATTAATGGATGAAGCAAATTCAGAGTGCCCCTTTAATCTATACAGAAATCATTATGTATATGACGATATTTATTCAAAACATAATCTTTATTTACATAAAACAAAATGACAACATCTGTATCTTTAGACTTTGAAACAAGTTTGAAACATTGGTGTAAATTGCGAGGGGTGAGGTGTTCCATTGTCCAACAGGATTATTAGGCTGGGCCCTGAGGAATTTCAACACACGCATGAGCAAACGTAAACACGAAGatagaattaacaaaaaacacaGTTTAATTCAGTTGCTAGGATACCTGAGGAGACAGCACCATTAGGCCTATAGACACCCATTCTACTTGGTTTGTTGATTGACCATTTAtcaattttatttaactaggcaagtcagttatgaacaaattcttatttacaatgacggcctaaaaacagtgggttaacttccttgttctgggggcagaacgacagatttttaccctgtTTAGCTCActgattcgatctagcaacctttcagttactggcccaacactctaaccactaggctaccctgcctctaaccactaggttacctgccgtcccTGGTAGTAGGAAAAGGCTAGTTGGAAAAATGAATTGACCATACCTTGgtcaaagcactgagtaaagacTATACTTCCactggctttccactagatgttggaacattgctttggggacttccattcatccacaagagcattagtgatgtcgggcactgatgttgggcgattaggcctggctcgcagtcagcgttccaattcatcccaaaggtgttcgatggggttgaggtcagggctctgtgcaggccagtcaagttcttccacaccgacaaaccatttctgtatggactccgctttgtgcacgagggtcattgtcatgctgaaacaggaaaggtccttccccaaactgttgtcacaaattTGGAAACAAAgaaatcgtctagaatgtcattgtatgctgtagccttAAGATCTCcctccactggaactaaggggcccgaaccatgaaaaacagccccagaccattattccccctccaccaaactttacagttggcactatgcatttgggcaggtagcgtccTCCTAGCATCCGCACaatgtgcatggtgatcttaggcttgtgtgctgttGCTTGCCCATgaaaatccatttcatgaagctcctgacgaacagttattgtgctgccgttgcttccagaggcagtttggaactcagtagtgagcgTTGTAACCGAGATTTTTACACGCTAGGCGCTTTGTgggtcccgttctgtgaacttgtgtggcctaccacttcgcggctgagccgttgttgctcttagacgtttccacttcacaataacagctgaccggggaagctctagcagggcagaaatttgacaaacagACGTGTTGGAAAGGTGGTTCCTATGACAGTACCAAGGTTGAAAGTCGCTAagctcttttttatttattttatttaactcggTAAGTCAGTCaataataacaaattcttatttacaatggcggcctaccctgccaaaccctaacccagacaacgctgggccaattgtgctccaccctatgggactctcaatcacggccggttatgatacagcctggaatcgaaccagggtctgtagtgacacctctagcactgagatgcagtgccttagactactgCATCCGCTAGGGAgcctcttcagtaagaccattctattgccaatgtttgtctatggagattgtgtggctgtgtgctcgattttatacacctgtcagcaacatgtggctgaaatagccgaatccactcatttgaaggagtgtccacatacttttatgaATATAGTGTAGCTAGTATTTAGCCAAAGCTAGCAGTCTAATAACAGCAGTACCTACTACATGTTCAAGATGGCTCTAGCTCAGTGCTAATGCTAAGGGCTAGCTCTGGCTGGGAACCCAGTACCGCTAAGGGCTAGCTCTGGCTGGGAACCCAGTACCGCTAATGGCTAGCTCTTGCTGGGAACCCAGTACCGCTAACGGTTAGCTCTGGCTGGGAACCCAGTACCGCTAATGGCTAATTCTGGCTGGGAACCCAGTACCGCTAAGGGCTAGCTCTGGCTGGGAACCCAGCACCACTAAGGGCTAGCTCTGGCTGGGAACCCAGCGGAAGCGGTACCCACCCTGGGTCGTCCTGGAGGTGAAGGCGTGTCCGTGAGGGAAGGTCTGAGTCCTGATCGTACAGTGTTCCCTAATTGAAGTCCTGAATGACGAGTCACTACTGCTCTCTCCTGCCTCGGTGTCCTCCATGCTCACCACAGCGCCACCTGTGTTCCTGGATGTCTGCAGTCCAGAGAACGCTCCGAACATCAGTATTCTCTCTGGGTCATTATCCTGGGTAAGAGGTGGTTGAACGGTGCTGTGGTGCAGGACGGTGTTGCAGCGCTCGCTGACATCCCGTAGGATGTCTTCCACACACCCAGGGGGCGATGTGTTGTCACATGTGTCTTCCAGACGCTGCCTCTTACACGGGAGTGTTGACATGGGGGGTTCGTCACAGGGGGATGTTGAGGGTTGTCGAATACATGATGGTTCCCTCACCATCATCagcttctgagagagagagagagagagagagagagagagagagagagagagagacagagagacggagagacggagagagggagagagggagagagagagagacagagagagagagcgacaaagagagagagacaaagagagagagacaaagagagagagagacagagagagacagagacagagagagagagagagagagagagagagagagagagagacaaagagagagagagacagagagagacagagacagagagagagagagagagagagagagagagagagagagagagagagagagacagagagacggagagacggagagagggagagaaagagggagagaaagagaaagagaaagagaaagagaaagagaaagagaaagagatttgGTTGCAACCAGGTACTATAGTTTTATGTAGTTGAGTGATTATCTGATGTGTTTATTTACGTgaatgtgtgtgcgcgcgcatgtgtgtgtgtttccagtctcCTGACTTACATCCAGGACAGAGGCTAGGTGTTTAGCTCTGGTGGCTAGTTCTCTGAGGTGGACATTGCGTTGCAGCAGAGCGTTAATCTCCTCCTGCCTCCTGCTCACAGTCAGGTGAAGCTGGGGAAAGACAAGAGGACAGAATCTGTAACTGAAGCGATGAAAGAGTTTTACGTACATTAAATTTGGCAACAGGGAGTTTGACAGCGAAGAAGAACTTTGCAGAAATTAAAAGGTAATGTCTACTCGCTGTTGACTGCTAAGAGCAGCAAAGAGGAAACTATTTTTCAGTTGAACATCTGTTGTGTATACATGACAGCACACCCAGTGAGTCTACATCGCGACACATGACAATCAACCGCAGATTCAGATAAACTTCTTCCTGCACGCCTTGTCACACaagggctgcctgcctgcctgcctgcctgcctgcctgcctgcctgcctgcctgcctgcctgtctgtctgtctgtctgtctgtctgtctgtctgtctctatgtctgtctctatgtctgtctctatgtctgtaccTGGCTGTTGGTCTCCAGTGTGTGTCCCAGGACCCTGGTGTGGTGTTGCGCAATGCCCCTCCAGAGTATCCCATCCTGGGCCTGATGCTGGCCGAGGCCTGGGTCTGAGGAAGGGTAGCCCTGCTGGTCCTTGTCCTCTGGACAGGGCTCCGGctggggggtgagaggagggatgaTACACCCTTGGAAGGCCACCAGATCGGCTGGAGACAGACTGCGCTCCAATGTGGCTGGAGAGTCTACATGGGCGAATGGGAGAGGGGATTAATCTAATACATGGGAGAGGGGATTAATCTAATACATGGAAGAGGGGATTAATCTAATACATGGGAGAGGGGATTAATATAATACATGGGAGAGGGGATTAATATAATACATGGGAGAGGGGATTAATATAATACATGGGAGAGGGGATTAATATAACACATGGGAGAGGGGATTAATCTAACACATGGGAGAGGGGATTAATATAATACATGGGAGAGGGGATTAATATAACACATGGGAGAGGGGATTAATATAATACATGGGAGAGGGGATTAATATAACACATGGGAGAGGGGATTAATATAATACATGGGAGAGGGGATTAATATAACACATGGGAGAGGGGATTAATATAATACATGGGAGAGGGGATTAATATAATACATGGGAGAGGGGATTAATATAACACATGGGAGAGGGGATTAATATAATACATGGGAGAGGGGATTAATATAATACATGGGAGAGGGGATTAATCTAATACATGGAAGAGGGGATTAATCTAAAACATGGGAAAATGGGAGAGGGGATTAATATAATacatgggagaatgggagaggtGATTCATCTAATacatgggagaatgggagaggggattaatctaatacatgggagaggggattaatataatacatgggagaatgggagaggggattAATCTAATACATGGAAGAGGGGATTAATCTAATacatgggagaatgggagaggggattaatataatacatgggagaatgggagaggggattAATCTAATACATGGAAGAATTGGAGAGGGGATTAATCTAATACATGGGAGAGGGGATTAATATAATACATGGGAGAGGGGATTAATCTAATacatgggagaatgggagaggggattAATCTAATACATGGAAGAATTGGAGAGGGGATTAATCTAATacatgggagaatgggagaggggattaatataatacatgggagaatgggagaggggattGATCTAATACATGGAAGAATTGGAGAGGGGATTAATCTAATACATGGGAGAGGGGATTAATCTAATACATGGGAGAGGGGATTAATCTAATacatgggagaatgggagaggtGATTCATCTAATacatgggagaatgggagaggggattaatctaatacatgggagaatgggagaggtgattaatctaatacatgggagaggggattaatataatacatgggagaatgggagaggtgattaatctaatacatgggagaatgggagaggggattaatctaatacatgggagaggggattaatataatacatgggagaatgggagaggggattAATATAATACATGGGAGATTGGGAGAGGAGATTAATCTAATacatgggagaatgggagaggggattaatctaatacatgggagaatgggagaggggattaatctaatacatggaagaatgggagaggggattaatctaatacatgggagaggggattaatctaacacatgggagaatgggagaggggaataatctaatacatgggagaggggattaatctaatacatgggagaggggattaatataatacatgggagaggggattaatataatacatgggagaggggattaatctaatacatgggagaatgggagaggggattaatctaatacatggaagaatgggagaggggattaatataatacatgggagaggggattaatctaacacatgggagaatgggagaggggaataatctaatacatgggagaatgggagaggggattaatataacacatgggagaggggattaatataatacatgggagaggggattaatataatacatgggagaggggattaatctaacacatgggagaatgggagaggggaataatctaatacatgggagaatgggagaggggattaatataacacatgggagaggggattaatataatacatgggagaggggattaatataatacatgggagaggggattaatataatacatgggagaggggattaatataatacatgggagaggggattaatataatacatgggagaggggattaatataatacatgggagaggggattaatataatacatgggagaatgggagaggtgattaatataatacatgggagaggggattaatataatacatgggagaggtgattaatataatacatgggagaatgggagaggtgattaatataatacatgggagaatgggagaggtgattaatctaatacatgggagaggggattaatataatacatgggagaattggagaggggattaatataatacatgggagaatgggagaggtgattaatataatacatgggagaatgggagaggtgattaatctaatacatgggagaggggattaatataatacatgggagaattggagaggggattaatataatacatgggagaggggattaatataatacatgggagaatgggagaggtgtttaatctaatacatgggagaggggattaatataatacatgggagaggggattaatctaatacatgggagaatgggagaggggattaatctaatacatggaagaatgggagaggggattaatataatacatgggagaggggattaatctaatacatgggagaggggattaatataatacttgggagaggggattaatataatacatgggagaatgggagaggggattaatctaatacatgggagaggggattaatataatacatgggagaggggattaatctaatacatgggagaatgggagaggggattaatctaatacatggaagaatgggagaggggattaatataatacatcggagaggggattaatctaatacatgggagaggggattaatataatacatgggagaggggattaatataatacatgggagaatgggagaggggattaatctaatacatgggagaggggattaatataatacatgggagaggggattaatataatacatgggagaatgggagaggtgattaatataatacatgGGAGAGGGGATTAATCTAATACATGGAAGAGGTGATTAATCTAATACATGGGAGAGGGGATTAATATAATACATGGGAGAGGGGATTAATCTAATACATGGAAGAGGTGATTAATCTAATACATGGGAGAGGGGATTAATATAATACATGGGAGAGGTGATTAATCTAATACATGGGagaggtgattaatataatacatgGGAGAGGGGATTAATCTAATACATGGAAGAGGTGATTAATCTAATACATGGGAGAGGGGATTAATATAATACATGGGAGAGGTGATTAATCTAATACATGGGAGAGGGGATTAATATAATACATGGGAGAGGGGATTAATCTAATacatgggagaatgggagaggggattAATCTAATACATGGAAGAATGGGAGAGG
The genomic region above belongs to Oncorhynchus mykiss isolate Arlee chromosome 6, USDA_OmykA_1.1, whole genome shotgun sequence and contains:
- the LOC110525074 gene encoding multicilin, which gives rise to MYGERKVFGTICPNTVAPHQNQDRRQTAARKGRPRLPRSSSPVAVYVDRNPCIVEEAFATIAWDDLEECASVMRRESDSLGSQVNDSNGDDQDFGEYALDFIADSPATLERSLSPADLVAFQGCIIPPLTPQPEPCPEDKDQQGYPSSDPGLGQHQAQDGILWRGIAQHHTRVLGHTLETNSQLHLTVSRRQEEINALLQRNVHLRELATRAKHLASVLDKLMMVREPSCIRQPSTSPCDEPPMSTLPCKRQRLEDTCDNTSPPGCVEDILRDVSERCNTVLHHSTVQPPLTQDNDPERILMFGAFSGLQTSRNTGGAVVSMEDTEAGESSSDSSFRTSIREHCTIRTQTFPHGHAFTSRTTQGGYRFRWVPSQS